The genomic DNA agatagttTCATTTTGCaccaatgataaaatattttcattttaggcaCAAATTGATAATGTAATATCAAAAGCTGCATTGGCCCAACGTGCACGGCGAGAGCGTGAAAAAAATCACAAGTTATACTTTGAAATTCAATGCTTGCAACGAGATCAAGAGGGAATAGAAGAATGTGTTCAATTAAGACAATATTCTTTAACACCAATTCGTCGTGATCGCACTGGCCTGGAGTGGGAAACAACAACTGAAGATTCTCATTTGGCAAAAAAAGGAACAATGGTTACCCAACATTCTACATGTTCGTTTTCTATATCAAGCACATCTTTGGCTCCACAAAGGAATCGGTAAACTACTGTGTATAATCTTGAAATACATACTTTTACTCATAccgttttttttttataaatttttatatttctacaCAAATATTCGTAGGTTTACTTCTATAAATCGATTTCTTCAAGAAGATCTATGTACTGATGATGAATTAGAAGATATGCCTATGAGTACATCAATTGATGCTCGGGCACACAAAGATTCTTCCCACCATTATCTTGGAAAAATGGATGTATTATGTCCTTATTGTTCAGCCTTACattggatggatgaaaaattgacaaaatcatcTATGAAGCGTCCCTTATTTGGAACTTACTGTTTAGAAGGAAAGATTAGGCTTCCTTTACTTATTACACCTCCTCCACCACTTCAAGAGTTGTATGATGGGAATAATGAGCAATCAAAATCCTTTCGAAGTTATACTCGATTGTACAATGCGGCCAATGCTTTTAAGAGTCTTGGTGCTACATTGGATCCTAGAGTATTTAGTGGAAAAGGCCCTACATCATTCACAATTCATGGGGAATTGCAACATAGAACAAGATCATTACAACCACAACCAGGGCAGGATGCGAGTTATGCTCAACTATATATCTATGACCCTGATTCAGCTCCAGAAATTCGTAATCGTAGAAATCCTAACTTGAGAAGGGATGTTCTCAAAACTATTCAGGATAGTTTGTTGCAAGTCAATGCATTTGTAGATAAATTTCGCCAGGCTCATGCCATTTTACATCAATTCGACTCGGCAAGACACAATCTACCCGCTCATCTTCATTACAATTCAAGAACTGATCGACGTCGATATAACCTACCAACCGCAGATGAGATTGCGATTGTAATACTAGGTGATGGAACAAAGGCAAGtggaatgagagatattatcTTGCATTTTCGAGAAAATAATGAGTTGATGCAAATTAATGAATGTCACCCAACATACTTGCCATTACATTATGTTCTATTATTTCCATATGGTGAGCTTGGATGGGAACCTGAGTTAAAATTATGGAATGTTCAGTATGATCGACCTTCAACTGATCGACTTACTCAAATGGATTTTTATAGTTATCGTTTGTTTGAACGACCCACAGagtattcaacaattttgagagGTGGAAAACTATTTCAAGAGTTTTTGGTAGATGCTTGGGCTGCAACTGAGCAAAATCGATTGACATACTACAAGCTTAATCAAGGAAAACTTCGGGCTGAACTTTACCAAGAGTTGTCAGATATGGATCCAGATTATGTGCGACCTGGTCAAATTGGTCAAAGGTTTGTTTTGCCATCTTCATTTACTGGTAGTCCTAGACATATGTTTGAAATCTTTCAAGATTCAATGGCTATCACGCGATACAACCAACACCCAGATATTTTTCTTACCATGACTGCAAATCCCAATTGGGTCGAAATTACTTCAGCATTACTACCACATCAAAAACCTATTGATCGTCCTGATTTAATTGCCCGTGTTTTTGAGTtgaagagaaaatatttgatgaaggtgatagaaacaaataaagtgtttggaaataaagttgcacatgtttttacaattgaatttaaaaaacgAGGCCTCCCTCATATGCAtgcacttttatttcttaaggGCCCAGACAAAATTCGGACATGTGCTCAAGTAGACAAATTGGTCTGTGCAGAATTTCCAGACCCAAAAAATGATCCTATACTTTTTGAAACTATCAAATGTTGTATGGTACATGGACCGTGTGGTGCTCGAAATCCGTAAGCATCATGTATGGAAAATGGTAGATGTACTAAGAGATATCCTCGAGTTTTCACAGAAATAACAGTTATGGATCAAGATGGATACCCTATCTATCGTCGTCGCAATAATGGTCAAGTACATACTGTGAGGGGGCAAAAAGTTGATAACAGGGATGTCGTACCATACAATGCATATCTTTCTAAACTTTTCAACTGTCATATAAATGTGGAAGTTTGTGTCGGGATGAGATGTGTCAAGTATATACATAAGTACATTTATAAGGGTTATGATCGTACAACGATGGTATTAGGAATGATAAATGAGATTCAACAATATCTCGATGCAAGGTATATTGGACCTCCAGAAGCTGCTTGGCGAATATTTGGTCATCCTTTGCATGTAGAGATGCCAACAGTTGTACGATTGGCACTTCATTTACCTGGAATGCATCACGTTGTTTTTAATCTAGAAGAGTCATTAGAAACGATTCAGTCTAGAGCTGGTCAACAAATCTCAACTCTTACTGGCTTCTTTGCATATTGTGCTGGTAGTGAAGATGAATGTCCATTCACTTATCAAGAATTTCCACAGCATTATGTTTGGCTCAAGTCGGaaaagagatggaaatcaagagaaatgggATATGCAATTGGTAGAATGTACTTTGCTAGCCctaattgtggtgaaagatTTTATCTGCGTTTGTTACTAACCGTTGTCAAAGGACCAAAGTCGTTTCAGTCTTTACGCACGATCGATAATGTTGTGCACGATACATTTAAATTAGCATGTGTTGCAATGGGGCttttagaagatgatgaagaatggatACAATGCTTGAAAGAGGCTGTAGTTATGAAAACTGGATATCAATTGAGGAGATTGTTTAGTATTATTCTCACCCAGTGCTCTCCACTAAATCCATGTACATTATGGAATCAATTCTCAACGCATATATGTGATGACCTTGCACATAAGATTCATACATTATTTGCCATTTCTAACCCAACTGAGGctcaaattaaagattatggtctCTATCTTTTGAATCAAATGCTTTATGAATCAGGCAAAAGTTTAATTGACTTCCCACCCATGCCACAACCTACTGCAAATTGGAGTGCAGTAGTTGATAATCAATTGATATTTGAACATCAACAACTGCAGAGTGAGGCACAATAGACAGATCCACAAATTACTATTGATTGTCTCAATAATGGACAACGAAATACTTATAACACAATCActtcttcagtttttcaaaataaaggaactGTTTTCTTTCTGAATGGGGGTGCTGGAACAGGGAAAACATTTCTGTACAATACGATTGCATTAAAATGTCGTAGCCTCGAGCATATCGTTGTTACTGTGGCTTCATCTggaattgcatcattgttactgGTAGGAGGTCGCACTGCACATTCAACATTTTCCATTCCGTTGGATGTCTTAGACTATTCGAATTGTGGGCTTAGCAAACAATCATTACAAGCTGAGTtatttagagaaacaaaactcataatttgggATGAAGTTCCGATGCAACATAGACATTGTGTTGAGGCGGTTGATCGTACATTGAGGGATATTTGTGATAGTGAAAAGCCATTTGGGGGTATTACTATTGTTCTTAGTGGAGACTTTCGACAAATCTTACCAGTTATACCCAAAAGAGTTCGTGAGCAAATAGTGAATGCATCATTAAGACACTCTGTTCTATGGAAGCATATACATatcttgactttggatttgaatatGCGCTTGAATCATGAAAGCCgtgaaaatgctaattttgcaAACTTCTTGATGGAGGTAATACTACTTTAACCTTTGTGCCATATTATATagatgtgttttattatatagattattttaaattaataaattattatgttttcatttttaattttttattgatttcactttttttagatTGGGACCAATCCTCAAGAAATCGTTAACCTTCCATCAACAATACACAAATGTCaagatttgaatgaattactctCAACAGTTTACCCACGGTTAAACAAGATAGAGACGTCAACCCCAACATTTTTAACTGAACGCACAATTCTATCTGCGCGTAACGATGATGTCAGTGACATCAATACTACTGTGTTGAATATCTTTTCAGGGGGATTATATACTTATCTTGCAACAGATAAAATGTCTTAAGATAATGAAATTGATCCTACTATTACAAATAgatatcctaatgaatatttaaattcattggaTCCTCCTGGGTTGCCAACTTTTAAGTTAGAGTTGAAGGTGGGTTGTCCTATAATATTGTTGAGAAACATTGCACCGAAAGATGGACTATGTAATGGTACAAGATTGATGGTTACTAGGTGCGACACTCGCAtaattgaagctcaaatcttAACTAGAGAAAAGTTTGGCAATTTGGCATTCATACCAAGGATATCTTTGGCACCATCTTCTTCAGAAATGCCTTTCCAAATGACAAGACGTCAATTTCCAGTCCGATTGGCATTTGCCTTGACCATTAATAAATCTCAAGGACAATCTGTGAAATTTGTTGGAGTTGATTTGCGCATACCAGTGTTTAGCCATGGGCAATTATATGTGGCATTGTCCAGATGTACATCATTTGATCGTATAAGTATTCTGCTCCCTAAAGATTGTTTGGATTCTACTACAAATATTGTTTATCCTGAAGTATTGTTGTAGTGTTCAAAAGGTAATTATgtagatttatttctattgattatataaatttttttaaaattttaatttaataataatttgaaatatggacTTCTGTAGGATTGGATCGAAAAATATATGGAGCTTAAAAGGAGAAATACAACTACCTTGCTTCAATGGGGATGTAATAAGataatttcaatctcaaagtatatattttgatatgtatatttccaacaaatgtactaatctatattttttttgtttcacaaattaccagattattgtgcatgttcctcattggggatacatacaagttgatacgaagactttttggaaagtaatgaggaggaagttcgagcaaacacatgtttgaagACATGTTACTGACACATTTTTTGTAAAGCATACATTTTTTATAAAGCTTTAACccactttttgtaaaattttaacctATTCTTTTGGTGAATGatcatataatattatttttcttatgtaattataattaattggcaGCAGTAGCACTAATTggtgtgcattttaattttaatttctatttatagcAATAgtagtatttgatatttaatttttttatatttgattggcaACAATAGCACTaactggtatgtattgtttgatatttaaattttaatttaatttgttgagATTGtagaacaatttttttaatcttagtATTATTTAGTCTTATATTATTTACagcgtgcctttaggcacgagcattccctagtatatatatattagaagaaGAAACTTCTCGTGGAAATTTGGCTGAAATAGtgagaaattgaaagaaaattaaaaaacaagcTAGGACAAAAGCTTGGCTGAGAACAAagcagaaattgaaatttaaaaaacaaaaaaagaaagtgaaaaataaaaaataaatagaggaTTTTCTtacgacttcttcttcttagttAGCGGGAAGGAACAGCGAGTAGCCCAACTGTTCCTTTCTGATAAAAGAAGGTCGAAGGCAAGCCTGTAGCAGTGGGGGACAGGCCCCGGCGATCAGCTCGTCGAGGGGCAGTTGGCACTTGCAAACACTCCGACGCTCGAGTGAATAAAGGAGTAAAAAGTGGCAGAGTTTCAGTGAGTCAGAGAAAAGAACATACCTTAACTCTGAGGAGAACAGGTTCATATAAAATGAGGAGaagtcctcctgcatgcatatGTCATATGTTTGTAGAGTTATGGGATTGAGTATTAGACGTTGGTGGAGGTTCCTAAGCAATAGCATCGCATTGACatgaccctcattaatgtggatgagattcgccataaatgaggatgagatcttaAGCAAACACGCGAGTTTCCAGCATACTGCTATAATGATGCTGTTGCAGGCTGGCGTAGGGCCAGGATCAGGCCGAGATTGGCCCATGGGAGATGGGTCGAGATCGGGGCATGAGAGATGGGCTAAGATTGGGCCGGGATGGTTCACAGCCCCCCAGGTTAAATGCTCGAGAAACGAACGTTTGAGCTAGAGGAGGAGAAGTTTGGGCGAGTTTTATTATATATGCCAGTTTTTGAGGGTCAGATTGTCTTTAGGACTCGGCCGAGATAGATGGCTGAGTTATCGCACAGTCTTGGGGGGACAGATGTTGGTTCTAAGGACACTTGAAGCCAGCTTGGCCTCTATGGTGAAGCAATTCTCTTCACATTTTGATTTGTGGTGCACGTGGTTTCGAGATTCAAGGCGTTCTGTTTGAGAGGTGGGGTGCTATAGACAAGTAACTGATAGCTCTTTAAATATGTGACAGGTGGTGGTTTTATAGCGATAGATCCGTGATGGATGGCTTTCGACCGTCAGATACGCCGCTTGGTGACCTTTATAAAGGTCCCATTCAGTCTAGGGTTTTCTTTTCCTTACTTCTTCCAGTCTTTGTATCCCCGTGCTTTCTTGAGCCCTTGGGGTTCCCCTTTTGTCTTCGAGGCCTTCGATTGGGACTGCGCTATCCATTCGCATTCTTCCTCCATCCGCAATTTTGGCCAAGTAACTCATCGAGCCTAGGCCTTTTTTGTTATTGTGGGCCTATGCTGGGCACGGCGGGGAATTCTCCCAAGTGTGTAAGCAACCTATTGCTTTGCTCGTTCTCATACTAGTGTATTCCTTCTTGCAAGAACAGAAAAAATGGCATTGGCGTTTCGTAAGAAAGATATTAAGGAATAGTTGGAGATACTCCACAAGGAGGAAAACAAAGTTGCATTGGGCTTTGTGTCAGCGGATAAGGGGGTTGGGAAGGACTCAGTCGTGCCAGCATCAGGCTCTGTGCTAGCAGACAAAGCAGCTGGGAAGGCCCTGGCAGCACCAACGTCGGTTGCCTCTGCCACACAGCCCCTTTCTATGGTTGTTGCCACCACGGCTTCGATCCCAAGCTCTAGGGAGCCTACCATTTCCGAGGAGCTGCCTCAGCATAAGAAACAGCAGAAAGGTTTTGATAAGGAGATTCGATCGTCTAACTACTCGAGTCTTGCTGGGTGTGGTAGCTACTTGGTTTCATTTTGGGACCCAGAATTTCGAAGCGACATCTTTTCGATGCCTATCTTGATCCGTTATCGGACCGAAAGAGGTTACTATGCCTTGGGCAATCAACTGTGTTTCACCACGTCAAGCGTCAGGTACTCCATCTTGCTGCAGATTACCATTTGCTTGAGGTGGGTACGGTGACTCGGCTTACCAAGATGAAGGCAGACCATGAAGAAGAATTGGGTCGGGCCTAGGAATTGGCAAAAGGGGAAATTAAGAAGGCTATGGAGGCAACTACTGCTGAGGCAAAGAGGCGGGCCGATGAGGTTGAATGTACAGCTGGCGTTCTCCAAAGCCAGCTTGATGCTGCCAGTGCGGAGCTGGTAAGGCAGAAGGCAAAAGTAGCATTAGCCAAGGCCAAGGCAGTTGAGATAGATATGAAAGCGAAAGCCGAGGTGATAGTACCTCGGTCCGAAGTGGTAAGATCGAAGGATGAGGCTACCGAGGCCAAAAGGGAGGGGTACGAAGTGGCTTTGTCCCACATCCGAGTTGTCTTTTCGAAGTTAGATCTCTCAGACTTTGGTCCCCTCAAGGTGATCAAGGACAACTGTCTTGCAGACCCAACAAAGGGAAGTCAGGTTGAGTCATGATTTTGAGCCGGTCTATATGATAGCGTAGGCTTTTTATAGAGATGTGATGCACAAGTCTTGTAactttgcattttttatttcataataaacTACTATTTCTCTTCTTTCGTAATGTtctattcctattttttttttttttttgtagaccTCTTGGCACTTTTGGTCTGATGCTCGCGTGTGAGGGGGGAGGGAGGAGATCCGAGCTTGCGGATGTTTTTCCAGTTGCTTTTGAGTAGTTTGGTATTGGGCACGGCGACGTACCGAGTTATCTGGTTGTGCTTGACTGGGCATTTTGGAGTGTTACTCTGACATCCTTACTTGATTGCGTGTGGGCCCCGAGAATCGACGTACCTATCCGAGAATGTGAGCATCATCTGGGCGCATGGGGTGGCCCACCATGCTAGGTGGGGCAGGTTCAACAGGGCATTCATTGCGGGACGCGTGGTGGAATCGCACTGGTTGTTGCTTGCTCATTGGGTGTCTCACACGACGCTTATTAATATGCGTATCTTCCGTGAGTTCATTTTCCTCGCATTTGTTTTTTAACTATTTGCTTGTCTTACCTTTTCTTATTTGCACTAGTCTACTTATTGATGGTTGTCTTGACCTCGAACTTCGCTCACGTGTATGACTGGGTAAGCGAGGAGGTTACCCGAATTGCGTCGAAGTTTTCCACCAATTCGTCTTTGGAGGCGACGAGAAAGAAGTTCGCCTCCTGGACCGAGGATGGGAAGGGGAAGGATAAGGAGGAAAACTTCGTCTACCACCCTTGTGAGGGAGAGGAGCGGGTTTGCCACTTGATCCCGGACTCTGAGTTTGTTTACATGTATGAGgtacttttttcaaaactacATCTTCGGCTCCCTCTAATCAAGTTTCAGAGCTCGATTTTATAGGTGATGAATGTTGCTTCGACGCAACTTCATCCAAATGGTTGGGGCTTCATGTGTGGTTTCGAGGTGCTAGTCGAGTTTCTTGGCTACAGATCTAATACGGCGGTTGTTTTTCACTATTATCATTGGAAAGGGGTCATCCGAGGTAGTTGGATTTCCCTAACCAGGATGCTCCGACTTCTTTTGTCAAGCTTAGCTTGGTTATAAGGGCCTCATATTCTGCTTGATTGTTGGTTGCCTTGAAGTTGAAGCAAAGTGACTGTTTGAGTATCAGCCCACTGGGTCCTTCTAGGATGATCCCGGCCCTGCTTCCTTTTATTTTAGAGCGTCAACGAACAATATCCAAGGGTTAGGCTCCAGGTTTTGATTAGAGGGAGAAAGTTCAGCACATAAATCGGAAAGTACCTGGGATTTGATGTGCTTACGTGGCTGGTATTGTATGCTAAATTTTGAGAGCTCGACTGACCAAGCGATCATTCTTCTTGAAAGCTCTGGCTTCTAGAGTATCTGCCGGATTGGTTAGTCAATCTGGACCCTAATCTGATGGCTTTGGAAATACGGCCTGAGCTTTCGGCCCGCCGTCACCAGTGCTAAAGTTAACTTTTCAATCTTCTAGTAGCGTAATTCGGCTCCTTGAAAGGTTTTGCTGATGAAGTATACCAGCCGTTGTGTTTTTCCTTCCTCCCTAACCAGTATTGCACTGAAAGCATTAACGATGACAGAGAGGTAGAGTGAAAGTTCCTCTCTAGGCTCTGGTTTTGAAAGGATGGGAGGGGGGCTGCTAGGAAGGCCTTTAGCTCCTGAAAGGCAGTTTCGCACTCTTTCCTCCATTAGAACTTGACTGACTTTTTTAGGCATTGAAAGAATGGCTTCTCTTGGTCGGTTGTTTTTGGGAAGAAGCGAGATAAAGCTGTTATTTGGCCTGTTAGCTGCTAAACCTCCTTTAAGTTGACAGGACTACGCATTGTGAGGATAGCTTCGCATTTGTCAGGGTTGGCTTCAATTCCCCAGCTGGTTAACATGAATGCCAGGAACTTGTCGGCTTGCACCCTGAATGGGCACTTGTTAGGGTTAAGCCTAATGTTGTGTTGCCGGAGTTGTGCGAAGATTTCGGTTAGGTCCGAGCAGTGGTCTATTTTTCTGAAGTTTTTGCCACCATGTCGTCTACATAGACTTCGATGTTCCGGCCAATCTTCTTGGTGAATACTTTGTTCATCAGTCATTGATATATTGCGCCTGCATTCTTTAGTCCTAACAGCATGACCCGATAACAGAAGTTGGCATTTTCCGTGATGAATGTTGTTTTTTCTTCGTCTTTAGGGTGCATCTGGATCTAATTATAACCAGAGTAAGCATCCATAAAACTCAAGTACTTGTACCTGGAGGCCGCATCTACAAGTCGGTTAATGTTGGGCAACAAGTATGAATCCTTTGGGCACGCTCATTTAGGTCGATGAAGTCAACACACATTATCCACTTTCTTGAGGATTTTTTTACCATGACTACGTTGGCGAGTCACGTTGTGTATGGAACCTCTCTGATGAATCTGACCTTCAGGAGTTCGGCTGTCTCTTCAGCGGCTGCACTCCGTCTTTCTTCTCCCagacttctttttctttgggaGACAAGTCTGGCCTCTGGATCCAACAGAAACCTATGGCAAATGACAAGTGGATCTATCCCGGGCATATCAGCAAGGGTCCAAGCGAAAAGGTTAGCATTCTGTCGGAGTAAGTTGATGAGCCTTTCCTTTAGTTCACTTGGTAACGCGGAGCCTATGCGGACGACCTGTTCGAGGTAAGGACCCAGGCTTATAAGGTAGAGCTCCTCTATGGGTTGGGGACGCCTGTTCGAGAGTTCACTTCGCGGATCTAATTCGACCATATGTATATGGTGTTGTGGGCCCTAATTGTTGATACTTGTTGCTTGGCTGCCACCGGggccttcatttttcttctcgcCCTTGCTAGGCTTGGGGCCCCGAGTTTTTTAGACTATTGTGGTAACGCCGACGAGCCTCCTCTTGGTTAGCATGGACAACTCCAACCTTGGTGTTTGATACCGGGAATTTCATGGCCAGATAGGGGGTGGATACTATTGCGCCCAAAGCGTTGAGGGACGGTCGGTTGAGGAGCGCGTCGTATGGCACTTGACAATCCACACCCAAGTACTGGATAGTGATGGTATTGTCTAGCGGAGCTGTCCCGAATGAGGTCGACAGGTCGATATAACCCATGGCGCCTACCTACTCTCTTGAGAAGTCAATCAAGTTCTCGTGAAATGGTCCTAGCTTTCCTTCGAGGATACCCATCTTTCTTAGGGTTGGTAGGTACAACAAGTCGACCGAGCTGCCTTGGTCTACCAGGACCTTTTTTACCAAAAAGCCCGTGACAACGATCGAGATTACCATGGGATCATCAGGGTGCGGATCAACTCCTTCGAAGTCTTTGTCTGTGAAGCAGATCACAAGGTGTCGGGCTATTCTTCCTGATTTCTTCTTGGTATCATCTATTGACATGACTGTGTGGGAGTATTACTCTTGTGTTGAGTTTCGCATTTTGTTGGCAAAACCTCTGGAAATGGTGTCAATGACTCCGACTATCCAATCAGCTAGGGGTGGATTGATGTGGGTAGGGGTGTGGGTAGTTGGGTGGGTGGTGGCGAGTGTCGCTCAATCATTAGGTATGGGTGTCTCCAGTTCGTGCCATAGTATGGCAACGGGGAGGTTGGTTTGAAAGGCTCTCGTGAGATTAtagggtaggtaagttttatcaAGCCCCACGGGTGGGCGCcagatgttccttcctgaccaaaagatGATGATCGAAGTTGGGGTCGCAACGGCAGGGCGCAGGCTCCGGCGACAGGTCCGTCCAGGGGGCAGCTGGCACCCGCAAGCACTTCGACGCTccagtgagtaagagagtaaggaaaATGTAGTGTATCAGAAGGTCAGAGGTCaaaacataccttggctctgagaAAAGTtagttgatataggaggaggataCGTCCTCATGCATGCATGTGTGTGTTTGCAAGTAATCGGACTGACTATCCGGCGCCAATGGAGGTTCCCAAatggtagcatggtggcgacaggacccttattaatgtggatgggatttgAGGCGACCGCGCGGATACCCAGCGGGGGTTGCAATGATGCCATGGCAGGCTGGCACTGGGCCAAGGTTAGGCCTAGAGAGAGGACCAGGATTGGGCCCAGAAGgagggtcgagattgggcctagATTAGGTCCGGACGGTCCACctctaatttctttcacaaccaaATGAACTAGTGGTTAACGAGTGAATCCTTCTCAtcattcgttgcaagtttggagtttgatttccataagttatccaccatgtaactacataggtcaaacaagtataaagttAACAAATTTATACATTATTACATAATAGAAAGgtttaaaggaattttatacctggattataattgtcataaTTTTTCACACACCCTTGAGCTACCCACGATTTCCCAAAAACTCTCTCTTTACAAGTATACTTTGacaactcaacatttataacatggccttgcaattcactatcataaaacatctccacacagttaaaaaacccatccatcacttcattatcaagttgTATATCAATATCCTTGAAAATGTGGTAGGGATTCAAAAGGAAAGCTACAAAATgtagtggactatctagcctatctttcacctttgcttcaataatctccacAACAAGCTCATAGTTCTTCTTAAGATCATTTAAAGCCTTCTTAATATCTTCCTTTACCTGCTTAATTTCTCCacataaaaagcccatagaaggctttctatGGGCATTAACAATTTaaagcaccttcaccaaaggtgcaaaaacct from Diospyros lotus cultivar Yz01 chromosome 4, ASM1463336v1, whole genome shotgun sequence includes the following:
- the LOC127799809 gene encoding uncharacterized protein LOC127799809; amino-acid sequence: MVLGMINEIQQYLDARYIGPPEAAWRIFGHPLHVEMPTVVRLALHLPGMHHVVFNLEESLETIQSRAGQQISTLTGFFAYCAGSEDECPFTYQEFPQHYVWLKSEKRWKSREMGYAIGRMYFASPNCGERFYLRLLLTVVKGPKSFQSLRTIDNVVHDTFKLACVAMGLLEDDEEWIQCLKEAVVMKTGYQLRRLFSIILTQCSPLNPCKSLIDFPPMPQPTANWSAVVDNQLIFEHQQLQIFQNKGTVFFLNGGAGTGKTFLYNTIALKCRSLEHIVVTVASSGIASLLLVGGRTAHSTFSIPLDVLDYSNCGLSKQSLQAELFRETKLIIWDEVPMQHRHCVEAVDRTLRDICDSEKPFGGITIVLSGDFRQILPVIPKRVREQIVNASLRHSVLWKHIHILTLDLNMRLNHESRENANFANFLMEIGTNPQEIVNLPSTIHKCQDLNELLSTVYPRYPNEYLNSLDPPGLPTFKLELKVGCPIILLRNIAPKDGLCNGTRLMVTRCDTRIIEAQILTREKFGNLAFIPRISLAPSSSEMPFQMTRRQFPVRLAFALTINKSQGQSVKFVGVDLRIPVFSHGQLYVALSRCTSFDRISILLPKDCLDSTTNIVYPELEILHKEENKVALGFVSADKGVGKDSVVPASGSVLADKAAGKALAAPTSVASATQPLSMVVATTASIPSSREPTISEELPQHKKQQKGFDKEIRSSNYSSLAGCGSYLVSFWDPEFRSDIFSMPILIRYRTERGYYALGNQLCFTTSSVRYSILLQITICLRWVR